The genomic stretch CGCCAGTGAAATTCCCAATTCTGCAGTGGACATGGCACCGGCAAGGGTCACCATCATTTTCCCGTTATTGTCCAAATGGGCCTTGTAGCCTTCTGCTGCATCGATCAAAGCGGCAGCATTAAAATGTCTGTAGTTGTGTTTGAGAAATTCTGTTATTTTCATCAAGAATAGTGTTTACGTCCTCACTAAAATTACTGATATTATTTGGTACAAAAAAAAGCCCGGACAGTACCGGGCTTTTGATATTTTTTCAATGTCCCATCAGGATCGGTCACTCACCTGCTGCGGTACTGTCTTTATCAGCTTTTGCCGGTGTTGGGGTATCACCCGCCTTATAGGCCTCATTAAGGCCCTTGGTGACGTCCTTGGTCACATCCATGGCATCATGGGCATACCATACACCGCCACCTCGCGTGTAGCTAAGTACCATTTCCAGGCCATTTTCTTCTGCATAGCCTTTCATAAACTCCTGAATCTTGTCATATACCTCATTGTAAAGGTTTGTTTCATCAGCAGAAAGTTCCTGCATCAAGTTATTTCTGTATGTCATCAGGTTTTGCTCCTTTTTCATCAGGTCCTCTTGCTTGGCCCTGGATTGATTAGGGGTCATGTTTTGGGCAGTTTGCTGAAAACTGGACACTTCCTGTTCAAACCCTTTGGCACGGTTGGCCAGCTCACTTTCATAGCGCTTGCCTTTCTGGGAAATCTCCTCTGATTTGTCTTTAAAAAACTGGTAGTTATTGATCACGCTGTCTGTGTTGATATATGCAATTTTCACTTCGCTCAAATCAACAGTACTACCCTTAGATCCATCATTACTTGTAGAGGTCGTTTGGTTTCCTTGGTTACAGGCTGTAAATAGAATTGCAGCCATTCCTAAGATGCCTAATGCTTTGCTTATGTTTTTCACTTTTCTTGTTTATTATTTCAACTTGCCGCAAATATAAACAAAGTTCTCATTCTACAAATTGTTATTTGGTATTTTGAAGGCTAGATTTACTTGTGATCGTGCTCTGTGAAACGTCCTTAGAAAAATATCTCCTGTGCCAGGCGATACGTGTTGGCATGGGCCTCAATGATATGGCTAATCTTTTCAGCATATCCACCTCCCATACAGCACATCATTGGGATTTCATCCTGATGGGCCATTTCCAGCACCATCCGATCGCGAGCCTTGCACCCT from Echinicola soli encodes the following:
- a CDS encoding OmpH family outer membrane protein, encoding MKNISKALGILGMAAILFTACNQGNQTTSTSNDGSKGSTVDLSEVKIAYINTDSVINNYQFFKDKSEEISQKGKRYESELANRAKGFEQEVSSFQQTAQNMTPNQSRAKQEDLMKKEQNLMTYRNNLMQELSADETNLYNEVYDKIQEFMKGYAEENGLEMVLSYTRGGGVWYAHDAMDVTKDVTKGLNEAYKAGDTPTPAKADKDSTAAGE